In the Ensifer adhaerens genome, one interval contains:
- a CDS encoding MmgE/PrpD family protein, which translates to MTAFITQTLGSYIAEEALARVPGDVIDKGKLCLLDSLGCLFGGHRLPMAGMLEVLRADSQVAPASGGPVSGCAEPGAAAFIKATLINALDFDDIYEKGHPGATVIAAALSVAEHTKSSGTEFLEAVIIGYEVSCRVGISLAHVQPRKAIHGHGTWQIFGAAAAAARLMRLDAGRAAHAIAIAAANAPVASVMKTVYGDTPSMAKNNFGLAAQMGVLAARLAAAGYEGPLDVFEGERGFWRMAGADECRFDKLTKSLGATYEILRVGFKPFSCCRLIQSSVQASRDVVRMAGIDPADGLHAKLVVTAPPIVCEPPFSKVRPRDMWAAQFSAPHAITMAVFGLEPGPDWFVDDWLHDEIAGRFQDSIELRPHTSHASHRGAHAASAWLQLRDGQSFERHVDVAEGEASNPMPKSALEGKFLRLASPVVGDSGACEAIDNVYALDKAGSLRTLLRVLVS; encoded by the coding sequence ATGACCGCTTTCATCACGCAAACGCTCGGCAGCTATATCGCTGAGGAAGCACTCGCTCGTGTTCCTGGCGACGTCATCGACAAGGGCAAGCTCTGCCTCCTGGACTCCCTGGGCTGCCTGTTCGGCGGGCATCGGCTGCCGATGGCCGGCATGCTGGAGGTACTGCGGGCGGACAGCCAGGTCGCGCCCGCCTCCGGCGGACCTGTCAGTGGCTGTGCCGAACCGGGGGCTGCCGCATTCATCAAGGCAACTTTGATCAATGCGCTCGACTTCGACGACATCTACGAGAAGGGGCATCCCGGAGCCACGGTGATTGCGGCAGCCTTATCGGTCGCTGAGCACACGAAGTCTTCAGGCACAGAATTCCTCGAGGCCGTGATCATCGGCTATGAGGTGAGTTGCCGCGTTGGCATCTCACTTGCTCACGTCCAGCCCAGAAAGGCGATTCACGGCCATGGGACTTGGCAGATATTCGGTGCAGCAGCCGCGGCCGCGAGACTCATGCGTCTCGACGCCGGACGAGCGGCGCATGCGATCGCGATCGCTGCTGCGAATGCGCCAGTGGCGTCCGTCATGAAGACCGTCTACGGAGACACGCCTTCGATGGCGAAGAACAACTTCGGCCTGGCCGCGCAAATGGGCGTCTTGGCCGCCCGCCTTGCCGCTGCCGGCTACGAGGGGCCTTTGGATGTTTTCGAGGGTGAGAGGGGTTTCTGGCGGATGGCGGGCGCCGACGAGTGCCGTTTCGACAAATTGACCAAAAGTTTGGGGGCCACCTACGAAATTCTCCGGGTTGGCTTCAAGCCATTCAGTTGCTGCCGGCTCATCCAAAGCAGTGTCCAGGCCAGCCGCGACGTCGTCCGGATGGCCGGCATTGATCCCGCCGACGGCTTGCATGCCAAGCTGGTCGTGACTGCACCTCCGATCGTGTGCGAACCACCTTTTAGCAAAGTGCGTCCGCGGGACATGTGGGCAGCACAGTTCAGCGCACCGCACGCCATAACCATGGCCGTATTCGGCCTCGAGCCCGGTCCCGACTGGTTCGTGGATGATTGGCTTCATGACGAGATCGCCGGGCGGTTTCAAGACAGTATCGAGCTCAGGCCACATACCAGCCACGCCTCGCATCGAGGCGCTCACGCCGCAAGCGCTTGGTTACAGTTGCGCGACGGGCAAAGTTTCGAAAGGCACGTGGACGTTGCGGAGGGAGAGGCAAGTAACCCCATGCCGAAATCGGCTCTCGAGGGTAAGTTCTTGCGACTTGCGAGCCCGGTCGTGGGAGACAGCGGTGCTTGCGAAGCGATTGATAACGTGTACGCGCTGGATAAGGCGGGATCGCTCCGGACGCTCCTTCGCGTATTGGTCAGCTGA
- the istB gene encoding IS21-like element helper ATPase IstB — protein sequence MKSIHTIDEARLGIMLNELRLPTIKTLWSQFAEQADREGWPAARFLSAIAEHELAERAHRRIERHLAEAHLPPGKTLESFAFDAVPMVSKAQVMAIAAGDSWLAKGANILLFGPPGGGKSHLAAAIGLALIENGWRVLFTRTTDLVQKLQVARRELQLESAIAKLDKFDLLVLDDLAYVTKDQAETSVLFELISARYERRSIMITANQPFGEWNRVFPDPAMTLAAVDRLVHHATIFEMNVESYRRRSAMEAKRQRGRPAAFATIKSASQIVAERQSEHDETLASDNQHDTFIPTAT from the coding sequence ATGAAGAGCATTCACACAATCGACGAAGCCCGCCTCGGCATCATGCTGAATGAGCTCCGGTTGCCGACGATCAAAACACTGTGGTCGCAATTTGCCGAACAGGCCGATCGGGAGGGATGGCCAGCCGCCCGCTTCCTGTCGGCCATCGCCGAACATGAGTTGGCCGAGCGAGCGCATCGCAGGATCGAACGCCACCTCGCCGAGGCACATCTGCCGCCTGGAAAGACGCTCGAGAGCTTCGCCTTCGACGCCGTGCCGATGGTCTCCAAGGCCCAGGTCATGGCCATTGCCGCCGGCGATAGCTGGCTCGCCAAAGGTGCCAACATCCTCCTGTTCGGTCCGCCGGGTGGCGGAAAGAGCCATCTCGCCGCCGCCATCGGCCTCGCGCTGATCGAGAACGGTTGGCGAGTGCTGTTCACGCGCACGACCGACCTCGTCCAGAAGCTTCAGGTCGCACGGCGTGAACTCCAGCTCGAATCCGCCATCGCAAAGCTCGACAAGTTCGATCTGCTTGTCCTCGACGATCTGGCCTACGTCACCAAGGACCAGGCCGAGACCAGCGTGCTCTTCGAACTCATCTCCGCAAGATATGAGCGGCGTTCCATCATGATCACCGCCAATCAGCCCTTCGGAGAATGGAACCGCGTCTTTCCGGACCCAGCCATGACGCTTGCCGCGGTGGACCGACTTGTTCATCACGCAACGATCTTCGAAATGAACGTCGAAAGCTATCGGCGACGTTCCGCCATGGAAGCCAAACGCCAGCGCGGCAGACCTGCCGCCTTCGCGACAATTAAAAGTGCTTCCCAGATTGTCGCGGAGCGGCAATCAGAACACGACGAGACTCTTGCCAGCGACAATCAGCATGATACCTTCATCCCGACCGCGACATAA